From a region of the Cucumis sativus cultivar 9930 chromosome 6, Cucumber_9930_V3, whole genome shotgun sequence genome:
- the LOC101214346 gene encoding uncharacterized protein LOC101214346, producing the protein MTSALPPSYTTSHPPGLGPSTGEPENFGDQAMEFLKAAGEMALEFGKGCRDIVVQSFGDNESYLVKTFGKGSFIGKRVRGPCEKVFGKLRFFNEYLPEDKDPFHVWMVILSVSVLVLAVLSLSAERDDITISPIKKIYIHPPSARRVMLPDGRFLAYKEQGVSAETARFSLIGPHTFLSSRLAGMPGLKSSLLEEFGIRLLTYDLPGFGESDPHPQRNLESSAMDMSFLANALGVNDRFWVIGYSTGSMHAWAALRYIPHKLAGAAMFAPMVNPYDPSMTKDERHWTWQKWSRKRKLLYFLARRFPTVLPLFYRRSFLSGKHDQIDKWLALSLGKRDRALVEDPIYEEFWQRDVEESIRQGIAKPFVEEATLLVSDWGFRLHDLRLQKLRVKSVIHWLKSLIGDVQEEFTGFLGPIHIWQGMDDMVVPPSMTDFVHRILPGAAVHKLPYEGHYTYIYFCDECHRQIFTTLFGSPEGQLNISRSVDQSSLDRDTEDLKVQTINDSATE; encoded by the exons ATGACTTCCGCACTGCCGCCCTCTTATACTACTAGTCATCCTCCTGGACTAGGACCTTCTACCGGTGAACCGGAGAATTTTGGAGATCAAGCTATGGAGTTTCTTAAAGCGGCTGGAGAGATGGCTCTGGAGTTTGGGAAAGGGTGTAGGGATATTGTGGTGCAGAGTTTTGGTGATAATGAATCCTATCTTGTGAAGACGTTTGGGAAGGGATCGTTCATTGGGAAAAGAGTGAGAGGACCTTGTGAGAAGGTTTTTGGTAAATTGCGATTCTTCAATGAGTATTTGCCTGAGGATAAGGATCCGTTTCATGTTTGGATGGTTATACTGTCCGTTTCGGTTTTGGTTTTAGCAG TTTTAAGTCTAAGTGCTGAACGGGATGATATTACCATCTCACCGATTAAGAAGATTTACATTCATCCTCCGAGCGCCAGGCGAGTTATGCTTCCAGATGGTAGATTCTTGGCTTACAAGGAGCAAGGTGTATCGGCAGAAACAGCTAGATTTTCATTGATCGGTCCTCATACTTTCCTATCTTCTCGGCTTGCAG GAATGCCTGGGCTTAAGTCTTCGTTGTTGGAAGAGTTTGGGATTCGCTTGTTGACGTATGATCTCCCGGGGTTTGGTGAGAGTGATCCTCATCCTCAAAGAAACCTTGAATCTTCAGCAATGGACATGTCTTTTTTAGCGAATGCTTTAGGTGTCAACGACAGATTCTGGGTAATAGGGTATTCCACAGGGAGCATGCATGCTTGGGCAGCTCTTAGGTATATTCCTCATAAACTTGCAG GTGCAGCTATGTTTGCTCCAATGGTTAATCCCTATGATCCAAGTATGACGAAGGATGAAAGACATTGGACGTGGCAGAAATGGAgtagaaaaaggaaacttCTGTACTTCTTAGCTCGAAGATTTCCTACTGTTCTTCCTCTGTTTTACCGTCGTAGCTTCCTGTCTGGGAAGCATGATCAAATTGATAAGTGGTTGGCATTATCACTAGGAAAAAGG GATAGAGCTTTAGTTGAGGATCCAATCTATGAAGAGTTCTGGCAAAGGGACGTAGAAGAATCAATCAGGCAAGGTATTGCAAAACCTTTTGTGGAGGAAGCTACATTACTTGTATCAGATTGGGGTTTCAGGCTTCACGATCTCAGATTACAGAAACTTCGAGTAAAATCCGTGATTCATTGGCTCAAGTCTTTGATAGGTGACGTCCAAGAGGAATTCACTGGCTTCCTTGGTCCAATACATATATGGCAG GGGATGGATGATATGGTGGTTCCACCATCAATGACCGATTTCGTTCATCGGATTTTACCAGGAGCTGCAGTCCATAAGCTCCCATATGAAGGCCATTATACATATATCTACTTCTGTGATGAATGCCATAGACAGATATTTACTACCCTCTTCGGATCCCCAGAAGGTCAACTAAACATTTCCCGTTCCGTGGATCAATCTTCCTTGGATCGTGACACAGAAGATCTCAAAGTTCAAACCATCAATGATTCTGCCACAGAGTAA
- the LOC101214584 gene encoding uncharacterized protein LOC101214584, giving the protein MLSKGLFSTYISSSLKCFSSSTSSVLKVGDILSYNRIFTSEDVLEYSKVSHDSNPLHFDSKLAQRAGFNGCLVHGLLVASMFPHIISSHYPGAIYVSQSLNFKLPVYVGEKIVGQVEAIELRENKKRYLAKFKTKCLRNGDELVLEGEARAILPVDFHSTNE; this is encoded by the exons ATGCTAAGTAAAGGTTTATTCTCAacatatatttcttcttctttgaaatGCTTCTCTTCATCAACTTCTAGTGTGCTCAAAGTTGGAGATATCTTGAGCTATAACAGAATATTCACTAGTGAAGATGTTTTGGAATACTCCAAAGTGAGTCATGACTCTAATCCTCTGCATTTCGATTCCAAATTAGCTCAACGTGCTGGATTCAACGGTTGTCTTGTTCACGGTTTGCTTGTCGCTTCGATGTTCCCTCATATCATTTCTTCTCATTAT CCTGGAGCCATCTATGTGTCGCaaagtttaaactttaagTTGCCGGTTTACGTCGGAGAGAAGATTGTTGGTCAGGTAGAAGCAATCGAGttgagagaaaataagaagagaTACCT GgctaaattcaaaacaaagtGCTTGAGGAATGGAGACGAGCTTGTTCTCGAGGGCGAGGCAAGGGCCATCTTACCCGTTGATTTTCATTCCACAAACGAGTAG
- the LOC101214103 gene encoding adenylate kinase isoenzyme 6 homolog: MPQDRKRQRPNILITGTPGTGKTTTSSALADAAQLRHVSIGDLVKEKSLHDGWDDELQCYVINEDLVCDELEDLMEEGGIIVDYHGCDFFPERWFDRVVVLQTENSILYDRLTKRGYEGAKLSNNIECEIFQILLEEAKENYEENIVVALRSDTVEDVASNVETLANWANNWQPLS, translated from the exons ATGCCTCAAGATCGTAAGAGGCAGAGGCCGAACATACTGATCACTGGAACTCCGGGAACTGGCAAGACAACAACTTCATCCGCTTTAGCAGACGCCGCTCAACTCCGTCATGTCTCCATCGGAGATCTTGTGAAGGAGAAGAGTCTGCACGATGGTTGGGACGACGAACTTCAGTGCTATGTTATCAACGAAGATTTG GTGTGCGATGAGTTGGAGGATTTGATGGAAGAAGGTGGAATCATTGTGGACTATCACGGTTGTGATTTTTTTCCTGAGCGGTGGTTTGATCGCGTTGTCGTTCTCCAAACTGAGAACTCCATTTTGTACGACCGATTGACGAAGAG GGGATACGAGGGAGCTAAGCTTTCGAACAATATTGAATGTGAAATCTTTCAGATATTACTTGAAGAGGccaaagaaaattatgaagaGAACATAGTGGTGGCTCTAAGGAGTGACACTGTAGAAGATGTAGCTTCAAATGTTGAAACTTTGGCCAATTGGGCCAACAATTGGCAACCTCTAAGCTAA
- the LOC101213860 gene encoding exonuclease V, chloroplastic, whose product MADSHSGLPPFKDDDNTHEGFPNIPVEIVSDEEMALIEAALAAAVTTSRSSSSVIHSTSSSSHSLFNTRSIHSITLLSKRGIHSTQPDIEDLGKIPITQKKIKVNESLLQRFKRNKPLAVTDITRMEWCEKQMEFSLLSGVRKKTKAMEAGIARHAMLEAEVVKKVKVQVQSIEDIWALKLLNFIVGVHQLVLEGLTRELPVMGLVEGVWIVGIIDEIQMLEIDTTKIPMLIDTKTRVRDTIPAVPQRRNGKLQLMFYKFLLDNLISDGLSIRQFFDFFSLNPHSTLSEEISDTTTSIGFTAKTLDDVVRYYINCCSMLPPTHNQLLIRYESQKDQSIIVEDKFAYDHGWLKTQLETQLQVWHGQREPECTPQEERWKCRHCQFAFDCPTNA is encoded by the exons ATGGCGGATTCACATTCTGGGTTACCGCCATTTAAAGACGATGACAATACCCACGAAGGCTTTCCAAATATTCCGGTTGAGATTGTGAGCGACGAGGAAATGGCCCTAATCGAAGCTGCCTTGGCCGCTGCCGTCACCACTTCTCGATCTTCATCCTCCGTCATTCATTCtacttcttcctcttctcatAGTCTCTTTAACACCAGGTCTATTCACTCTATTACCCTCTTATCCAAGAGGGGCATCCATTCTACTCAGCCAGATATCGAAGATCTGGGCAAAATCCCGATTACCCAGAAGAAGATCAAAGTCAACGAATCCCTTCTTCAACGGTTTAAGAGGAACAAGCCCTTGGCCGTCACTGATATTACTCGCATG GAATGGTGTGAAAAACAGATGGagttttctcttctttctggAGTTCGGAAAAAAACCAAAGCTATGGAAGCAGGTATTGCGCGCCATGCAATGCTTGAAGCGGAG GTTGTcaaaaaagtcaaagttcaGGTGCAATCGATTGAAGATATTTGGGCTCTGAAGCTTCTTAATTTCATAGTTGGTGTACATCAGCTAGTGCTTGAAGGATTGACTCGCGAACTGCCTGT AATGGGATTGGTGGAAGGTGTATGGATTGTTGGTATTATTGATGAGATCCAGATGTTGGAGATTGACACCACTAAAATACCAATGTTGATAGACACAAAAACCCGAGTGCGGGATACGATTCCTGCTGTACCACAAAGAAGAAATGGGAA GCTtcaattaatgttttataagTTCTTATTGGACAATCTTATCTCTGATGGCCTCTCTATCAGACAAttttttgatttcttttctttgaatcCTCATTCCACCTTGTCCGAGGAAATTTCGGACACCACTACGTCAATTGGTTTCACTGCAAAG ACTCTTGATGATGTAGTAAGATACTACATAAATTGTTGTAGCATGCTGCCTCCTACTCACAATCAACTCTTAATAAG ATATGAATCACAAAAGGATCAGTCAATCATTGTTGAAGATAAATTTGCATATGATCATGGTTGGCTCAAGACTCAACTTGAGACCCAATTACAGGTCTGGCATGGACAACGAGAACCTGAATGTACTCCCCAGGAAGAGCGGTGGAAATGTCGACATTGTCAATTTGCTTTCGACTGCCCTACGAATGCTTAA
- the LOC101217228 gene encoding vicilin-like seed storage protein At2g28490, whose protein sequence is MGKKEALLILLIVAVLGNAIGIKEEEEEEWWREREEEKFGSKERFLMVDSKKVIETEAGEMRVMRGPISRILDKAMHIGFITMEPKSLFVPQYLDSTLILFVRRGDVKVGLIYKDELAERRMKGGDVFRIPAGSVFYMVNVGEGQRLEIICSIDKSESLSYGTFQSFFVAGGKYPGSVLAGFDQDTLATAFNVSYTELRRILSRQRQGPIVYISDTESPRVWSKFLQVKDKARLSKVADNNEDGEESEKNKRWSWRKLMNSIFRNENRDKSKKITRTGKSPDSYNLYDKTPDFSNAYGWSVALDETEYHPLGHSGIGVYLVNLTAGSMMAPHVNPTAAEYGIVLRGTGTIQIVYPNGTSAMNAEVTEGDVFWIPRYFPFCQIASRTGPFEFFGFTTSSRKNRPQFLAGASSIFHTLRNMEMATAFDITEDDMERLLGAQYEAIILPSAEIAPPHKEEEKKRRKEEERREAETETETEWERERERERERERRVDEVVGSFGRNLVMGFA, encoded by the exons ATGGGGAAGAAAGAAGCCCTTTTGATACTGTTGATTGTTGCGGTTTTGGGAAATGCAATTGGGATtaaggaggaagaagaagaagaatggtggagagagagagaagaagagaagtttGGAAGCAAAGAAAGGTTTCTAATGGTGGACTCGAAGAAAGTGATAGAGACAGAAGCAGGAGAAATGAGGGTTATGAGAGGTCCAATTTCAAGAATTCTTGACAAGGCCATGCATATTGGCTTCATCACCATGGAACCTAAATCCTTGTTTGTGCCTCAGTATTTGGACTCCACCTTGATTCTCTTCGTCCGTAGAG GGGATGTGAAAGTCGGATTGATTTACAAAGACGAGTTAGCAGAGAGGAGGATGAAGGGTGGGGACGTATTCCGCATACCAGCCGGTTCGGTATTTTACATGGTGAACGTAGGGGAAGGACAGAGACTTGAGATTATCTGCAGCATTGATAAATCTGAGAGTTTGAGTTATGGTACTTTCCAG TCCTTCTTCGTAGCTGGAGGAAAGTATCCTGGGTCAGTTCTTGCCGGATTCGACCAGGATACATTAGCTACAGCATTTAAT GTTTCTTATACAGAATTGAGAAGGATTTTATCAAGACAACGACAGGGTCCAATCGTTTACATCTCAGACACTGAATCGCCTAGGGTTTGGAGCAAGTTTCTGCAAGTGAAAGATAAAGCCAGACTAAGTAAAGTAGCTGATAACAATGAAGATGGTGAAGAATCGGAGAAAAATAAGCGATGGTCGTGGAGGAAGCTCATGAATTCGATCTTCAGAAATGAAAATCGggacaaaagcaaaaaaataacaagaacAGGAAAATCCCCCGATTCGTACAATCTCTACGACAAAACCCCAGACTTCAGCAACGCCTACGGATGGAGCGTTGCCCTAGACGAAACCGAGTACCATCCTCTAGGTCACTCCGGAATCGGAGTTTATCTAGTCAATCTCACAGCG GGATCAATGATGGCACCGCACGTAAATCCAACGGCAGCGGAGTACGGCATCGTCCTCAGAGGCACAGGTACAATACAGATCGTGTATCCAAACGGAACCTCCGCGATGAACGCGGAAGTAACCGAAGGAGACGTGTTCTGGATTCCAAGATACTTCCCTTTCTGTCAAATCGCATCTAGAACAGGTCCGTTCGAGTTCTTTGGATTCACAACGTCGTCGCGGAAGAATCGGCCCCAATTCCTGGCGGGAGCGAGTTCGATTTTCCACACCTTGAGAAACATGGAGATGGCGACGGCTTTTGACATAACAGAGGATGATATGGAGAGGTTGCTAGGGGCGCAGTACGAGGCGATAATTCTGCCGTCGGCGGAGATAGCGCCGCCGCacaaggaggaggagaagaagaggaggaaagaggaagagaggagGGAAGCGGAAACGGAAACGGAAACGGAATGGgaaagagagagggaaagggaaagggaaagggaaaggagAGTGGATGAAGTGGTTGGAAGCTTTGGAAGGAATTTGGTTATGGGATTTGCTTAG
- the LOC101213464 gene encoding protein disulfide-isomerase 5-1 yields MRFHISSAIFPFLFISLLLLNTASLYRAEVLTLTADTFSDKIKEKDTAWFVKFCVPWCKHCKNLGSLWEDLGKAMEGEDEIEVGEVDCGSNKPVCSKVDIHSYPTFKLFYEGEEVAKYKGPRDVESLRIFALEESEKAAEKAEQDSDKEL; encoded by the exons ATGAGATTCCATATTTCATCTGCAATTTTCCCCTTTCTGttcatttctcttcttcttctaaacacAGCTTCCCTCTACAGAGCTGAAGTCTTAACCCTAACTGCCGACACCTTCTCCGATAAG ATAAAGGAAAAGGATACTGCTTGGTTTGTGAAGTTTTGTGTTCCTTGGTGCAAGCATTG CAAGAATTTAGGATCATTATGGGAGGATCTGGGGAAGGCAATGGAAGGTGAGGATGAAATCGAGGTTGGGGAAGTTGATTGTGGTTCTAACAAACCAGTTTGTTCTAAAGTTGATATTCATTCATATCCTACATTTAAGCTTTTCTATGAAGGGGAAGAAGTTGCAAAGTATAAAG GGCCAAGAGATGTTGAATCTCTCAGAATCTTTGCTCTTGAAGAATCTGAAAAGGCAGCAGAAAAAGCAGAGCAGGACAGTGACAAAGAATTGTGA
- the LOC101213221 gene encoding elongation factor 1-alpha isoform X1, whose product MGKEKTHINIVVIGHVDSGKSTTTGHLIYKLGGIDKRVIERFEKEAAEMNKRSFKYAWVLDKLKAERERGITIDIALWKFETTKYYCTVIDAPGHRDFIKNMITGTSQADCAVLIIDSTTGGFEAGISKDGQTREHALLAFTLGVKQMICCCNKMDATTPKYSKARYDEIVKEVSSYLKKVGYNPDKIPFVPISGFEGDNMIERSTNLDWYKGPTLLEALDLIQEPKRPSDKPLRLPLQDVYKIGGIGTVPVGRVETGVLKPGMVVTFGPSGLTTEVKSVEMHHESLPEAVPGDNVGFNVKNVAVKDLKRGFVASNSKDDPAREAANFTSQVIIMNHPGQIGNGYAPVLDCHTSHIAVKFAEILTKIDRRSGKELEKEPKFLKNGDAGMIKMIPTKPMVVETFSQYPPLGRFAVRDMRQTVAVGVIKSVEKKDPSGAKVTKSAAKKGGK is encoded by the exons ATGGGGAAAGAGAAGACTCACATTAACATTGTGGTCATTGGCCATGTCGACTCTGGGAAATCTACCACCACCGGGCATTTAATCTATAAGCTTGGTGGTATTGACAAGCGTGTCATTGAAAGGTTTGAGAAGGAAGCTGCTGAGATGAACAAGAGGTCCTTCAAGTATGCTTGGGTGTTGGACAAGCTTAAGGCTGAACGTGAACGTGGTATTACCATTGATATTGCTTTGTGGAAGTTTGAAACCACCAAATACTACTGCACCGTTATTGATGCTCCTGGACATCGTGACTTCATTAAGAACATGATTACTGGTACCTCACAAGCTGATTGTGCTGTTCTCATTATTGATTCCACTACTGGTGGTTTTGAAGCTGGTATTTCTAAGGATGGTCAAACACGTGAGCATGCTTTGCTCGCGTTTACTCTCGGTGTCAAGCAGATGATTTGCTGCTGCAACAAG ATGGATGCCACCACCCCCAAGTACTCCAAGGCAAGGTATGATGAAATTGTCAAGGAAGTTTCTTCCTACCTCAAAAAGGTCGGATACAACCCTGACAAAATCCCCTTTGTTCCCATCTCTGGTTTTGAAGGAGACAACATGATTGAGAGGTCGACCAACCTTGACTGGTACAAGGGTCCAACTCTCCTTGAGGCTCTTGACTTGATCCAGGAGCCCAAGAGGCCCTCAGACAAGCCACTCCGTCTTCCACTTCAGGATGTGTACAAGATCGGTGGTATTGGAACTGTACCAGTTGGTCGTGTTGAGACTGGTGTCCTCAAACCTGGAATGGTGGTCACTTTTGGCCCTTCTGGATTGACCACTGAAGTCAAGTCTGTTGAGATGCACCACGAATCTCTACCCGAGGCCGTTCCTGGTGACAATGTGGGATTCAATGTGAAGAATGTTGCTGTAAAGGATCTCAAGCGTGGTTTCGTCGCTTCCAACTCAAAGGATGACCCTGCCAGGGAGGCTGCCAACTTCACTTCTCAAGTCATTATCATGAACCACCCTGGACAAATTGGCAATGGTTATGCTCCAGTGCTTGATTGCCACACCTCTCATATTGCGGTGAAATTTGCCGAGATTCTAACCAAAATCGACAGGCGATCAGGTAAGGAACTTGAGAAGGAACCCAAGTTCTTAAAGAATGGTGATGCAGGTATGATTAAGATGATTCCCACCAAACCTATGGTGGTGGAAACCTTCTCTCAGTACCCTCCTCTTGGACGTTTCGCCGTAAGAGACATGAGACAGACAGTTGCTGTTGGTGTCATCAAGTCCGTCGAAAAGAAGGATCCAAGTGGTGCTAAGGTTACTAAATCCGCAGCCAAGAAGGGTGGAAAGTGA
- the LOC101213221 gene encoding elongation factor 1-alpha isoform X2, translating into MPPPPSTPRQGDNMIERSTNLDWYKGPTLLEALDLIQEPKRPSDKPLRLPLQDVYKIGGIGTVPVGRVETGVLKPGMVVTFGPSGLTTEVKSVEMHHESLPEAVPGDNVGFNVKNVAVKDLKRGFVASNSKDDPAREAANFTSQVIIMNHPGQIGNGYAPVLDCHTSHIAVKFAEILTKIDRRSGKELEKEPKFLKNGDAGMIKMIPTKPMVVETFSQYPPLGRFAVRDMRQTVAVGVIKSVEKKDPSGAKVTKSAAKKGGK; encoded by the exons ATGCCACCACCCCCAAGTACTCCAAGGCAAG GAGACAACATGATTGAGAGGTCGACCAACCTTGACTGGTACAAGGGTCCAACTCTCCTTGAGGCTCTTGACTTGATCCAGGAGCCCAAGAGGCCCTCAGACAAGCCACTCCGTCTTCCACTTCAGGATGTGTACAAGATCGGTGGTATTGGAACTGTACCAGTTGGTCGTGTTGAGACTGGTGTCCTCAAACCTGGAATGGTGGTCACTTTTGGCCCTTCTGGATTGACCACTGAAGTCAAGTCTGTTGAGATGCACCACGAATCTCTACCCGAGGCCGTTCCTGGTGACAATGTGGGATTCAATGTGAAGAATGTTGCTGTAAAGGATCTCAAGCGTGGTTTCGTCGCTTCCAACTCAAAGGATGACCCTGCCAGGGAGGCTGCCAACTTCACTTCTCAAGTCATTATCATGAACCACCCTGGACAAATTGGCAATGGTTATGCTCCAGTGCTTGATTGCCACACCTCTCATATTGCGGTGAAATTTGCCGAGATTCTAACCAAAATCGACAGGCGATCAGGTAAGGAACTTGAGAAGGAACCCAAGTTCTTAAAGAATGGTGATGCAGGTATGATTAAGATGATTCCCACCAAACCTATGGTGGTGGAAACCTTCTCTCAGTACCCTCCTCTTGGACGTTTCGCCGTAAGAGACATGAGACAGACAGTTGCTGTTGGTGTCATCAAGTCCGTCGAAAAGAAGGATCCAAGTGGTGCTAAGGTTACTAAATCCGCAGCCAAGAAGGGTGGAAAGTGA
- the LOC101212741 gene encoding proteasome subunit beta type-4, with protein sequence MSPSDSNQANHGLLCPEAPIQRTQYPYVTGTSVVAIKYKDGILMVSDLGGSYGSTLRYKSVERIKAIGKHSLLGASGEISDFQQLLRDLDQLILYDNMWDDGNALGPKEIHSYLTRVMYNRRNKFDPYWNALVLGGVKNGQKYLGTVNMIGVTFEDNHVTTGFGNHLARPILRDEWREDLTFEEGVKLLEKCMRVLLYRDRSAVNKLQIAKITEEGVTISQPYSLKTFWNYSAFENPTSGAEGSW encoded by the exons ATGAGT CCCTCTGATTCCAACCAGGCGAACCACGGTCTTCTCTGCCCGGAAGCTCCAATTCAAAGAACCCA GTATCCTTATGTGACTGGTACATCCGTGGTTGCTATCAAATATAAAGATGGGATTTTAATGGTTTCTGATTTGGGAG GCTCCTATGGTTCTACACTGCGGTATAAGAGTGTGGAGAGAATAAAAGCTATTGGAAAGCATTCTCTTCTTGGTGCTAGTGGTGAAATTAGTGACTTTCAGCAGTTATTGCGAGATCTTGACCAGCTCAT CTTGTATGATAACATGTGGGATGATGGTAATGCTCTGGGGCCAAAGGAGATCCATAGCTACTTAACTCGAGTGATGTATAACAGGCGGAACAAGTTCGACCCATATTGGAACGCACTTGTTCTAGGTGGGGTGAAGAATGGGCAAAAGTATCTTGGCACG GTTAATATGATAGGTGTAACCTTTGAAGATAACCATGTTACTACTGGTTTTGGCAATCACCTTGCACGGCCTATTCTTCGTGATGAGTGGCGTGAGGATCTGACTTTTGAAGAAGGTGTGAAATTGCTGGAGAAATGCATGAGGGTACTCTTGTACCGTGATAGGTCTGCTGTGAACAAGCTCCAG ATTGCAAAAATAACTGAGGAAGGTGTGACAATCTCCCAACCCTACTCTTTGAAAACATTCTGGAACTACTCTGCTTTTGAGAATCCGACTTCTGGTGCTGAAGGTTCATGGTAG